GCGCGCCGCCATCGAGTGGACTGGATGTGGTGCACGGGCCGTGCGCCGGTTCTGAGTGGCGGCTGGGCCCCCGCGCGCGGTTGCGCAACGGCGACTGGTGGCAGCCGGGTTCTTTGGTGCGCCTCGGCGAGCGGTGGCGGCCGAGGAGGTAAGTCCCCCCCTCGTTCGTGTCGAGTTCTTTGTTCTGCGGGTGTGTTTCTCTTGGGTTTAGGGTTAGAGTTCTACTGTTCTTGGTCGATCCGGGATCGATCCTTGATTTCTTTCATCTCCTTCTACTTTCTGAGCGTAGATTTGAGTAAATCGAACCCCAAAAACCACGATCTACAACTAGATCGGCGAATGATACCAATGttagattctcaacttctcttttTCTGTACAAGGATCACATCTAGTGTACAAACCGGGTTTGGGGTACTAGTTCTTGATAGATAAACAAGTGTTCGTCCTAGATCTAGTACAAGAGAGAGAggtagaaagagagagagaggggatgcAGAGGGTGCAGACCATcggcggcggctcctgcagAGCTGCCTGCAGGTGCCATGGCGTCGATGGAGTcgaggatggaggcgaggaagtccgGGTTGGCGaggcgcggatccggcggcaACCGTGGCCGGCGAGGGTACCGGTACCCTTCGGGCCTGTACCGGTACTGGCCGGGAACGAAGTTGGCGCCGGTGAATGTCGTGGCGATGCTGGTGAAGCTTCCCGTCAGCCTCGCGCTTCCCGGGATCGGATCGGGATGTGGGAAGGGTTTGTGGCAGCGACAAACTTGGGATGATGAGCCCCGACCCCCTTCCCGTTTCTATATACCGCGGGctacgggggcccaccagccatataagctgggcgcccccgatcagggcgcaatCAAGGGGATTTGGCCAGATCTTTGGATCGGGCCCTGGAGATCACATCCAACAGTAACTCCCCGTGGTGCAGGCAAATCGAAGGATCTTTGTTGGAAGGGCCTATTCCCTTGGGCCTATCAGAATTGACAAACCTTTACGATCTGTATGTGAGAAAAAAtgattggattttttttttcataattttacaTATATTATGATAATCACTTACTGTGTATAAGTCCTTACACCACCACCAAAGGAAGGTATGATTAGTTTTCACTAAATAATGGTTGTGGTTTTACTTTGGCAAACAGGAGAATTAGTGATCTTAGAGGGAATGGATCAGCTTTCCCTGATTTAAGTGGAATGCAATCCATGAAAACAATGTAAGTTTTTTGTTTGCTGAATTTTCAAGGTCATCATTTGTTGGCTTTCATGcgatacatttttttttgaaatccaGGGTACTTAGGAAATGTTCCATCAGTGGAAGCATCCCATCTTATATTGGCTCGTGGACAACTCTTAAGCATCTGTAAGCATGTTTTTGTAAAGACTACACACATAATAATAAAGTTACAATGTACAGAAGTTTTAGATGTTTATTCTCATATTTTATTATCAACATTGTCGACGCAGGGATCTGAGTTTTAAAAAACTAAGTGGAGAAATACCACCTTCTTTTGCTAACATGCGAGGTGTAGATTACATGTAAGTTGTGGCTTtttcataaattaaaataaagatggcatttctttttgctcctttcTTACCAAAATTTTCATGCAGATATCTGACGAGAAATTCACTCATTGGGAACATACCTTGTttgtgtatatgtgagcccatgtatagattcccatgtataggatctatatatcccatccttctagggtttggaggaacacaagccattattctctcctatcaTCTGTCTTACATGGTATCAGCcgctcccttccctctcctccttccctcccctctcttcctctgCTTCGGCCGCCTAGGCTTCATCTGCTCCGGGCGCCACCTCCTCTGCTCTGGGCGGAGCGCCGGCCGCGCGGCCCCGGCCGccccgatccgccgccgctctgGCCCTCCTCGAGCCCGTGCCagacaccgccgccgcggggccctGGGCACCGCGGGATCCGCCCCCCGCGGGAGCCATGGATGCTGCCGCCCGATCCGGCCCTAGCGGCCTTCCGGCCGTGGGCGCGGGTGCGTGACCCGCTGCCACTGCTgcggcccaggccgccgccgcccaggccacTGGTGGATCTTCTGCGCAGGGCCCCTGGCGTACGCCTGCCCCGCAGGTGCCCGCCGCCATCGCGctgggcgcggccggcgccTCTGCTGCCGCCTCGGGCACCTGGTGCgcgctctcctccctcccctccctctcctctacTGCGGGATCTCCCGCGCCGGTCCCTGGCGCTGGTGGATCTGTTGCGCAGGGCTCCTGGGGTGCGCCTGCCCCGCAGGTGCCTGCCGCCGTCGTGCTTGGCGCGGCTAGCGCCTCTGCTGCCGCCACCGGAGGCACCAGGCGCGCACCGGGCCCGCGGACGTCCGCCGCCACCGGGCTGGGTGCGAACGGCgccaccactgccgccgcccTGGTTCCTGGGGCGCGCCTGGCCCTCGGTCAGCCGCCGTGGCCCCCAGGGCCTCTGCTGCCCCCGCGGCCCTCCCTAGGCAgggccgcgagcgccgccgccgcccttgctgccgccCTTGTCGCTGTTCCCGGGCAGGACAGGGGCGCCCCTTGGGCCGCCGCCCCCTTGGCTGCCGCCGTGGTCGACGACCTGCGTGGCACCGCCTCGCACCTCAAGGCCTACGAGCGCGCGCAGCAGATACTGCGGGACCCCGAGGCCAAGCTCATCGAGGCCAAGCTCGCGCGGGCGTACGCTGCGCAGGCCGTCGCGcctgccgcgcacgccgcgcaggccgcggttgcgcccgccgcgcccacgccgcacgGGGCCGCGCCCGCGGTACCTCTGCCCGCGATGGCCGCCAATGCTGCTACGGCCGACGcagctctcgccgcggccctcctcaccgccaagtccgaggctgcggcggctcaggagcgggcctgctgttggcgctccttaagtacacattttatcccttgtttatccttgataatggcatgaatttaatatcaaaatcactaaccgtcctaaccccagcctaattattggtcattttcatatttgcacatatattttggaggaacttcgtttttgaaggtttttggcctattttggagcatgaaatgacgaggcccgtgatcgagcgctaacacgaagaaagacgaaggccaaagcccaaaggaaggaccaaagcccatgttaattcgaagcccattcatgcacatccatcctccaagagagcccaaaggaccaagcccatgaagatgagatcaagatacttcgggattaagcaaagtaaatgaagatttaaggaaggattccctatcctatcctttcatcgaagatatctccaagataacgacatacaaaggggtgcaatcgtgaaggacataaactctagaagatgcgaggagtgtacacgtgaaagatgagaccgaggcgggcccgaaagagggtaggctggccggcctaggcccatgagccggctggcctagcccgtttccgaggcggttcgacttccccttcttccagtggcttcctcggctcataaatagctcgcaccttattcaactcggggcatccatccacccagaactcaacgacaacctagggccaagaccagagggagacgacggccgccgcaagtcttcgaagttgtctaggagatggcttaggccgcccctagccacCATGGCCTCCTTGCGTttttgtgt
This portion of the Panicum virgatum strain AP13 chromosome 2N, P.virgatum_v5, whole genome shotgun sequence genome encodes:
- the LOC120662603 gene encoding basic proline-rich protein-like, encoding MESRMEARKSGLARRGSGGNRGRRGYRYPSGLYRRISDLRGNGSAFPDLSGMQSMKTMVLRKCSISGSIPSYIGSWTTLKHLRSLPSPPSLPSLPLLRPPRLHLLRAPPPLLWAERRPRGPGRPDPPPLWPSSSPCQTPPPRGPGHRGIRPPREPWMLPPDPALAAFRPWARVRDPLPLLRPRPPPPRPLVPAAIALGAAGASAAASGTWCALSSLPSLSSTAGSPAPVPGAGGSVAQGSWGAPAPQVPAAVVLGAASASAAATGGTRRAPGPRTSAATGLGANGATTAAALVPGARLALGQPPWPPGPLLPPRPSLGRAASAAAALAAALVAVPGQDRGAPWAAAPLAAAVVDDLRGTASHLKAYERAQQILRDPEAKLIEAKLARAYAAQAVAPAAHAAQGKIQGRSNIMGAR